The Thalassophryne amazonica chromosome 8, fThaAma1.1, whole genome shotgun sequence genome includes a window with the following:
- the LOC117515218 gene encoding LOW QUALITY PROTEIN: carbohydrate sulfotransferase 6-like (The sequence of the model RefSeq protein was modified relative to this genomic sequence to represent the inferred CDS: inserted 2 bases in 1 codon): MEHHRLNLRTMIFLIILQGAAMVLFYGWYVQHKCSSVTESNNRVHVLVLTSWRSGSSFLGQVFSQHPSVFYLMEPGWHVWTQLRVGARKTRMAVRDLLRSLFQCDFSVMESYLEQTSHISNLFMWSHSRALCSPPACSLTPRNQISNQTECLKVCGTQGLEGAQDACSTYSHVVLKVCRVLELESLYPLLQDPSLDLRIIHLVRDPRAVVWSRQILFGYFLADNDVVLEQRIVPLEEVNYEVMRKICSSHVCITDRALVNPPPFLEGRYKLVRYEDVAINPLEEINALYEFVGLGMTSTLADWIYRVTHGKGKGSWNEAFQITSRSAADVSQAWRTTLPYNKVKRIQDVCKPAMTLLGYRTVNSEKEQKNLDLDLLVPQEPYQXWLPAKTENPNKL; this comes from the exons ATGGAACATCACAGATTGAATCTGAGGACCATGATTTTCCTGAtcatcctgcagggggcagcaatgGTGCTCTTTTACGGATGGTATGTCCAGCACAAGTGCAGCAGTGTCACAGAGTCCAACAACAGAGTTCATGTGTTGGTGCTCACGTCGTGGCGATCAGGTTCCTCTTTCCTGGGTCAGGTGTTCAGCCAACACCCGTCGGTGTTCTATCTCATGGAACCCGGGTGGCACGTGTGGACACAATTGAGGGTTGGTGCACGGAAAACCCGGATGGCTGTAAGGGATCTGTTACGAAGCCTATTCCAGTGTGACTTCTCAGTAATGGAGTCTTACCTGGAACAAACGTCTCACATCTCCAACTTGTTCATGTGGAGTCACAGTCGAGCGCTGTGCTCACCTCCAGCCTGCTCTCTCACACCGCGCAACCAAATAAGCAACCAGACTGAGTGCCTCAAAGTGTGTGGCACTCAGGGCCTGGAGGGGGCGCAGGATGCCTGCAGCACTTACAGCCATGTGGTGTTGAAAGTATGTCGAGTGCTTGAGCTGGAATCCCTCTACCCACTTCTCCAGGACCCAAGTCTAGACCTTCGCATCATCCACTTGGTTCGAGATCCGAGGGCAGTGGTGTGGTCCAGACAGATATTATTTGGCTACTTTCTCGCTGATAATGACGTGGTCCTGGAGCAGAGAATTGTCCCACTGGAGGAGGTGAATTATGAAGTCATGCGGAAGATCTGTAGTAGCCACGTGTGCATCACTGATAGAGCTCTTGTGAATCCCCCTCCCTTTCTTGAAGGCCGTTACAAGTTGGTTCGCTATGAGGATGTGGCGATTAACCCACTGGAAGAGATAAATGCCTTGTATGAGtttgttggtctggggatgaccAGCACACTGGCAGACTGGATCTACAGGGTGACACATGGCAAAGGTAAAGGCTCTTGGAATGAAGCCTTCCAAATTACTTCCCGAAGTGCTGCAGATGTTTCTCAGGCCTGGCGCACCACTTTACCATACAACAAGGTGAAACGGATCCAAGACGTGTGTAAGCCAGCCATGACATTGCTCGGCTACAGAACAGTTAACAGTGAAAAAGAGCAAAAGAACCTTGACTTGGATCTGCTGGTGCCACAGGAACCATATCA CTGGTTACCAGCAAAAACAGAGAACCCCAATAAGCTGTAA